Proteins found in one Mucilaginibacter terrenus genomic segment:
- a CDS encoding aminopeptidase P N-terminal domain-containing protein — MKVFKKLFFTAALACLTSAPSFAQTNSEESLPTDYLPASFHAGRRQALRDKMPPNSVAVVFAYPEQVFSNDVNYVYHQNPDMYYFSGYKEPNSVLLIFKDMQAAGDSSYNELLFVRRRDAAREQWTGKRLGVEGAKGKLGFKRAYNSETFSSFPLDFKKYTTILYDGLPDDLGADVSKGSLRDLVTTFKNKAGLKDVDKALSADLSFINQRANPKNIDRLVAYLKSKLTLDAYKNNELIQEILAKPDSATLMAVKAKISADLGGMSLYEALTTDLRGVKTPEELALIKKSVVLSSLAHLEAMRAVTPKTSERELEGIMLYVHKRYGAEDEGYPPIVGAGGNGCILHYEENAATEVKNQLVLMDVGSEYHGYSADVTRTFPANGKFTEEQKAIYQIVYDAQEAVFKLCKEGVPYSKLEDATVEVLTAGLTKLGIIKDAKELRKYYPHGVSHHLGLDVHDKGAYGGDLMTGMVITVEPGIYIPAGSPCDKKWWNIGVRIEDDVQIGKTGGINLSADAPRKWQDVEKACAEKSIFDGGKFPALK, encoded by the coding sequence ATGAAAGTTTTCAAAAAGCTGTTTTTCACGGCAGCACTTGCTTGCCTAACCTCGGCACCATCATTTGCCCAAACAAATAGCGAGGAGAGTTTACCAACTGACTACCTTCCGGCGTCGTTCCATGCAGGGCGACGGCAGGCACTGAGGGATAAAATGCCGCCAAACTCAGTTGCGGTTGTTTTTGCATATCCAGAGCAGGTTTTTTCAAATGATGTGAACTACGTGTATCACCAAAACCCGGACATGTACTATTTCTCGGGTTATAAGGAGCCGAACTCCGTATTGCTTATTTTTAAAGATATGCAGGCTGCCGGTGATAGCAGTTATAACGAATTACTGTTTGTTCGCCGCCGCGATGCAGCCCGCGAACAATGGACAGGCAAACGCCTGGGTGTTGAGGGCGCCAAAGGCAAGCTGGGCTTTAAACGGGCTTACAACAGTGAGACGTTCTCGTCATTCCCACTTGATTTTAAAAAATACACTACCATACTATATGACGGATTGCCCGATGATTTAGGTGCAGATGTGTCTAAAGGGAGCTTACGTGACTTGGTAACAACGTTTAAAAACAAAGCCGGATTGAAAGACGTGGATAAAGCTTTATCTGCAGATCTATCTTTTATTAACCAGCGTGCTAATCCAAAAAATATAGACCGGCTGGTAGCCTACCTAAAGAGTAAACTTACACTGGACGCTTACAAGAACAACGAACTTATACAGGAAATTTTGGCTAAGCCAGACTCGGCAACACTTATGGCCGTTAAAGCTAAAATTAGTGCGGACCTGGGTGGCATGAGTTTATATGAAGCTCTTACAACCGACCTTCGGGGTGTAAAAACGCCTGAAGAGCTGGCGCTGATCAAAAAGTCGGTTGTGTTATCCAGCCTTGCTCATTTAGAAGCTATGCGCGCTGTAACTCCAAAGACCAGTGAGCGTGAACTGGAAGGCATTATGCTGTATGTGCACAAACGTTATGGTGCTGAGGATGAAGGTTACCCGCCAATTGTAGGTGCTGGTGGTAACGGTTGTATACTGCACTATGAAGAGAATGCTGCAACAGAGGTAAAAAACCAACTGGTGTTAATGGACGTAGGATCTGAATACCACGGCTACTCTGCTGATGTGACACGCACCTTCCCGGCGAACGGCAAATTTACTGAAGAACAAAAAGCCATCTACCAGATAGTTTATGATGCGCAGGAAGCAGTGTTTAAACTTTGCAAAGAAGGTGTGCCGTATAGCAAATTGGAAGACGCAACGGTTGAGGTACTTACCGCCGGGCTAACAAAACTCGGTATTATAAAGGATGCTAAAGAACTGCGCAAGTACTACCCGCACGGTGTATCGCACCATCTGGGGCTTGATGTGCACGATAAAGGAGCTTACGGAGGCGACCTGATGACAGGGATGGTTATTACCGTGGAACCCGGCATCTACATCCCAGCCGGTAGTCCTTGCGATAAGAAATGGTGGAACATCGGCGTACGAATTGAAGACGATGTACAAATAGGTAAAACCGGCGGTATAAACCTTTCCGCAGATGCGCCACGCAAATGGCAGGATGTGGAAAAAGCATGTGCGGAGAAGAGTATTTTCGATGGCGGCAAATTCCCTGCTTTAAAGTAA
- the pyrR gene encoding bifunctional pyr operon transcriptional regulator/uracil phosphoribosyltransferase PyrR, translating to MQNLTLLDGQKFQITIQRLCRQLIENHNDFSGSVLIGIQPRGIYLARRVAEELRKILPESKIEQGDLDITFYRDDFRRREQLVPNQTKIDFIIEGKRVIMMDDVLWTGRTIRAAMDAMQAFGRPEKVELLALVDRRYSRHIPVSANYVGIEVDSIASQKVVVSWKETDGEDKIVLVSEAK from the coding sequence ATGCAAAACCTGACGCTGCTCGACGGACAAAAATTTCAAATTACTATTCAGCGTTTATGTCGTCAATTAATAGAAAATCATAACGACTTTTCCGGCTCGGTACTAATAGGCATACAACCAAGGGGCATTTATCTCGCGCGCCGCGTTGCCGAAGAGCTGAGAAAGATACTTCCTGAAAGTAAAATAGAGCAGGGCGACCTGGACATTACCTTCTACAGGGACGACTTTCGTCGCCGTGAGCAACTAGTTCCGAATCAAACCAAAATTGACTTTATCATTGAGGGGAAAAGAGTGATTATGATGGATGACGTGCTATGGACAGGCCGTACCATCCGTGCCGCTATGGACGCCATGCAGGCGTTTGGACGCCCGGAAAAAGTTGAGCTGCTTGCACTGGTAGACAGGCGATACTCGCGCCATATACCCGTATCTGCAAACTATGTGGGTATAGAGGTGGATAGTATAGCATCGCAAAAAGTGGTAGTAAGCTGGAAGGAAACAGACGGCGAGGACAAGATTGTATTAGTATCAGAGGCGAAATAG
- a CDS encoding aspartate carbamoyltransferase catalytic subunit has translation MALSTRHLLGIKDLNRADIEEIFETADNFKTVLNRPIKKVPSLRDVTIANIFFENSTRTRLSFELAEKRLSADVVNFAASSSSVSKGETLVDTVNNILAMKVDMVVMRHPYAGAGVFLSKHVKAQIINAGDGAHEHPTQALLDAFSIRERYGNVEGKKVVIVGDILHSRVALSNILCLKQLGAEVMVCGPTTLIPKYISSLGVKVEHNLLKALNWCDVANMLRIQLERQDIKYFPSIREYTMLYGLNKQILDNLDKEITVMHPGPINRGVEITSDVADSKQSIILDQVENGVAVRMAVLYLLAGQGA, from the coding sequence ATGGCATTAAGCACACGGCATTTACTTGGCATAAAAGATTTAAACCGCGCAGATATTGAAGAGATATTTGAGACGGCAGATAACTTTAAAACGGTGCTTAACCGTCCTATAAAAAAAGTGCCCTCGTTAAGGGACGTGACCATTGCCAACATCTTCTTTGAAAATTCTACCCGTACCCGCTTATCTTTTGAACTGGCGGAGAAAAGACTTTCTGCCGACGTTGTAAACTTTGCAGCTTCGTCATCATCAGTAAGCAAAGGCGAAACATTGGTGGATACGGTAAACAACATCCTGGCCATGAAGGTGGATATGGTGGTAATGCGCCATCCGTATGCCGGTGCAGGTGTTTTCCTGTCGAAACACGTAAAAGCACAAATAATAAACGCTGGCGATGGTGCTCACGAGCATCCTACCCAAGCGTTGCTGGACGCTTTCTCTATACGCGAACGTTATGGCAATGTTGAAGGCAAAAAGGTGGTTATTGTGGGCGATATACTGCACTCGCGGGTTGCTTTATCCAACATCCTTTGTCTAAAGCAACTTGGTGCCGAAGTAATGGTTTGCGGGCCAACAACCCTTATCCCAAAGTACATTAGTTCTTTGGGTGTTAAAGTAGAACATAATCTGTTGAAAGCACTTAACTGGTGCGATGTTGCCAACATGCTCCGTATACAGCTGGAACGCCAGGACATCAAGTACTTTCCTTCTATAAGGGAATATACCATGCTCTACGGGTTAAACAAACAGATATTGGATAATCTTGATAAAGAAATAACCGTAATGCATCCCGGCCCTATCAACAGGGGAGTGGAGATCACGAGCGATGTGGCAGACAGCAAACAGTCTATTATCCTGGATCAGGTGGAGAACGGAGTGGCTGTGCGTATGGCAGTATTGTATTTGTTAGCAGGACAGGGGGCATAA
- a CDS encoding endonuclease/exonuclease/phosphatase family protein — translation MLATTSSLFFLYLAFMNAFLVAFAVLLLSFTLLSIIKHQYWIFRIFDYPRIQKLVLSVICLLLIVGFYDGNDVVFVVIIILMGANILYLALQVLPFTPLGKKQVLTAVADVPDQSVCVMIANVYEDNTNTSGCLREITKHDPDVILLLETNARWDNQTSTLGETYPYNVKVPLENTYGMLLYSKLPLENPEVKFLVEEDIPSIHTTIVLKSGQKIKLFCVHPTPPVPNENPRSTERDKELLLVADMAKASQLPVIVVGDLNDVAWSYTTELFLKMSGLIDPRRGRGFYNSFHAHYPFLRFPLDHAFISTDLKLKKMRRLSNFNSDHFPIYINLQYEARAVNQQESMTPDADDLEIAKEKKAAI, via the coding sequence ATGTTAGCTACAACAAGTTCCTTGTTCTTTTTATACCTTGCCTTTATGAATGCCTTTTTAGTTGCTTTTGCAGTGTTGTTATTGTCCTTTACGTTATTATCTATAATCAAGCATCAATACTGGATCTTCCGCATTTTTGATTATCCCCGCATACAGAAACTGGTATTATCTGTAATCTGCTTACTTCTTATTGTTGGCTTTTACGATGGGAATGATGTTGTTTTTGTAGTCATTATCATACTGATGGGAGCCAACATCCTATATCTGGCCTTGCAGGTACTTCCTTTTACACCGTTGGGCAAAAAGCAGGTGCTAACTGCTGTGGCTGATGTGCCCGATCAGTCGGTATGTGTGATGATTGCCAATGTTTATGAGGACAATACAAATACTAGCGGATGTCTGCGGGAAATAACGAAGCATGATCCGGACGTAATTTTATTGCTTGAGACCAACGCGCGGTGGGATAATCAAACATCTACACTTGGCGAAACTTACCCGTACAACGTGAAAGTGCCGTTGGAGAATACCTATGGAATGTTATTGTATTCTAAACTGCCATTGGAAAATCCTGAAGTAAAGTTTTTGGTAGAGGAAGATATACCATCAATTCACACAACAATAGTTTTAAAAAGCGGACAAAAAATCAAACTATTTTGCGTGCACCCAACACCACCTGTACCTAACGAAAATCCACGCTCTACCGAGCGGGATAAAGAGCTGTTATTAGTTGCGGATATGGCTAAGGCATCTCAACTGCCCGTTATCGTGGTTGGCGACCTGAATGATGTAGCCTGGAGCTATACTACAGAACTGTTCTTAAAAATGAGCGGTTTGATAGACCCAAGACGAGGCAGAGGTTTTTACAATTCTTTTCATGCGCACTACCCATTCCTGCGTTTCCCGTTAGATCACGCCTTTATCTCTACTGATCTTAAACTGAAGAAAATGCGCAGGCTTTCCAATTTTAATTCAGATCATTTTCCCATCTATATCAATCTGCAGTATGAAGCCAGAGCTGTAAATCAGCAGGAATCTATGACACCTGATGCAGATGACCTGGAAATTGCCAAAGAAAAAAAGGCAGCGATCTGA
- a CDS encoding flavin monoamine oxidase family protein, producing the protein MKNDVLIIGAGAAGLMAARLLADAGKKVTVLEARHRTGGRIHTLNDESFFKNTELGAEFIHGDLPITLKLLREAVIPYRSANAAMWRYNNGDFEQNSMVIEDWDLLIAKLNALENDINIDAFLQEQFPGNKYKDLRDGVWQFVSGYDTADPRDASAFALRNEWQNEGENAQHRVQGGYCHLISWLSSQCKTKGGEIFLNAVVQTIEWSKGNVKVTITTNDTYEAEKILIALPLGVLKASAGEQGAVTFLPALAEHSPAIQQMGFGSVIKILFEFSDAFWLDNQSMNLAGKEIEKMGYLFSNEKIPTWWTQAPNTSNVLTGWIGGPAAAEKLHLTDDMIAAEGLQSLANIFKRDVTELKGKLVARRIMNWTADPFTRGSYAYDTVETPNARKTLNIPINNTIYFCGEYLYSGPAMGTVEAALSSAAEAVKEMLAQ; encoded by the coding sequence ATGAAAAATGATGTTCTTATAATTGGCGCTGGTGCCGCCGGGCTTATGGCTGCTCGTTTGCTGGCAGATGCCGGCAAAAAGGTAACGGTACTGGAAGCCAGGCACCGAACCGGTGGACGGATACATACACTCAACGATGAGTCTTTCTTCAAAAATACCGAACTCGGCGCTGAATTTATACACGGCGACCTGCCCATTACGTTAAAGCTTTTAAGAGAAGCAGTTATCCCCTATCGAAGCGCAAACGCCGCAATGTGGCGTTATAATAACGGTGACTTCGAGCAAAACAGCATGGTAATTGAAGATTGGGACCTGCTGATTGCTAAGCTGAACGCACTTGAAAATGATATTAACATAGATGCTTTTCTACAAGAGCAATTCCCCGGCAATAAGTACAAGGATTTACGGGATGGAGTTTGGCAATTTGTGTCTGGCTACGACACAGCCGACCCACGTGATGCCAGTGCATTTGCTCTTAGAAATGAATGGCAAAATGAGGGAGAGAATGCCCAACACCGGGTACAAGGCGGCTACTGCCACCTAATAAGTTGGCTAAGCTCACAGTGCAAAACTAAAGGAGGTGAGATTTTCCTGAACGCTGTTGTACAAACGATAGAATGGAGCAAAGGAAACGTTAAAGTGACCATCACAACTAATGATACATACGAAGCAGAGAAGATATTAATAGCACTCCCATTAGGCGTGCTAAAAGCGTCTGCAGGTGAACAGGGGGCTGTAACCTTCCTGCCTGCACTTGCGGAACACAGCCCGGCCATACAACAGATGGGGTTTGGGTCAGTTATCAAGATATTGTTCGAATTCAGTGATGCATTTTGGCTGGATAACCAATCAATGAATCTTGCGGGCAAGGAAATAGAAAAGATGGGCTACTTGTTCAGCAATGAGAAAATACCAACCTGGTGGACACAAGCACCGAATACATCTAACGTACTTACCGGATGGATTGGTGGCCCTGCTGCTGCCGAAAAGCTGCATCTTACAGATGATATGATCGCGGCTGAAGGCCTTCAATCGTTAGCGAACATCTTTAAACGTGATGTAACTGAACTGAAAGGCAAACTTGTTGCCCGGCGCATTATGAACTGGACAGCCGACCCTTTCACACGAGGGTCATACGCTTATGATACTGTGGAAACGCCAAATGCACGAAAAACCCTTAATATACCAATAAATAACACTATTTACTTTTGCGGAGAATATCTGTACAGTGGCCCTGCGATGGGAACTGTAGAGGCTGCATTAAGTAGCGCTGCAGAGGCGGTGAAAGAAATGCTGGCGCAATAA
- a CDS encoding glycoside hydrolase family 65 protein — MKQYFKIDEWKIIEDGFDPKYNEVAESVFSLGNGRMGQRANFEEAYSGKTLQGNYVAGVYYPDKTRVGWWKNGYPEYFAKVLNAANWIGIDVVIDGEQLDIAKCEVISFNRELNMREGYLKRNFTVRTALGKEVQVEAIRFCSMVDDECGAIKYTITPLNLEGKVSLTPYIDGDVVNKDSNYDEKFWDEVSKQTDNDTACVQLRTKKTGFEVATAMKVTVLLDGSPVHFKSEAVLKEKYAAVQITLDAKQGQPISLIKYATNVSSQNYPAEELVSKAHERLNTIASKGFDKMLEEQAAVWAEKWKHNDIVIEGDAAAQQGIRFNIFQLNQTYTGEDDRLNIGPKGFTGEKYGGSTYWDTEAYCVPFYLATAEQKVARNLLLYRYKQLGKAIENAKLLGFKDGAALYPMVTMDGTECHNEWEITFEEIHRNGAIAYAIYDYVRYTGDESYLADYGLEVLIAISRFWAQRVNWSESRERYVMLGVTGPNEYENNVNNNWYTSTIAVWCMKYTLEVIGKVQQADSTKYQALADKIGFNEESESAKFSDIIAKMYFPKDDKLGIFLQQDGYLDKEQILVKDLPATDRPLVQKWSWDRILRSVFIKQADVLQGLYFFEDDYDLETIRRNYDFYEPRTVHESSLSPCVHSILAAKLGDVERAYQFYLRTSRLDIDDYNNDTEDGCHITSMAGTWMSVVQGFGGMRVKDGQLHFNPLLPAEWKALSFQIGFRGALLNIRITKEAVIINATGGQLNILVNNQEVTVEPGTELNIARLK; from the coding sequence ATGAAACAGTATTTTAAGATAGACGAGTGGAAGATCATCGAAGATGGCTTCGATCCAAAATATAATGAAGTTGCCGAGAGTGTATTTAGCTTAGGTAACGGTCGTATGGGCCAGCGCGCCAACTTCGAAGAGGCTTATAGCGGCAAAACCCTGCAGGGTAATTATGTAGCAGGCGTTTATTATCCGGATAAAACCCGGGTAGGCTGGTGGAAAAATGGCTACCCGGAATATTTCGCCAAGGTGCTTAACGCTGCAAATTGGATAGGGATAGATGTGGTTATTGACGGAGAGCAACTGGATATTGCCAAATGTGAGGTGATTAGCTTCAACCGTGAATTGAATATGCGGGAAGGTTACCTGAAGCGCAATTTTACAGTTCGCACAGCATTAGGTAAAGAGGTGCAGGTAGAGGCTATTCGCTTTTGCAGCATGGTCGACGATGAATGTGGTGCTATTAAATACACTATTACCCCGCTTAACTTAGAAGGAAAAGTATCCCTTACGCCGTATATAGATGGAGATGTTGTAAATAAGGATTCTAACTACGATGAGAAGTTTTGGGACGAAGTAAGCAAGCAAACTGATAACGATACAGCCTGTGTACAGCTGCGAACAAAAAAGACGGGCTTTGAAGTTGCCACCGCCATGAAGGTGACCGTGTTGCTGGATGGTAGCCCTGTCCATTTTAAGTCTGAAGCTGTTCTTAAAGAGAAGTACGCCGCAGTACAAATCACCCTAGATGCTAAACAAGGGCAACCTATATCGCTGATAAAGTACGCCACTAACGTGTCGTCTCAGAATTACCCGGCAGAAGAGCTAGTATCTAAAGCTCACGAACGCCTCAATACAATAGCTTCTAAAGGTTTCGATAAAATGCTTGAAGAGCAGGCAGCTGTATGGGCCGAGAAATGGAAGCACAATGATATAGTTATAGAAGGTGATGCGGCTGCACAACAAGGCATCCGGTTTAACATATTCCAATTGAACCAAACCTATACAGGGGAGGACGACCGGCTGAATATTGGCCCTAAAGGTTTCACCGGCGAAAAATATGGAGGCTCTACTTACTGGGATACCGAAGCGTATTGCGTGCCGTTTTACCTGGCAACAGCCGAGCAAAAGGTAGCCCGTAACCTGTTGCTGTACCGGTACAAGCAGTTGGGGAAAGCTATTGAAAACGCTAAGCTTTTGGGTTTTAAAGATGGTGCTGCATTGTACCCTATGGTTACGATGGATGGTACCGAATGCCATAACGAGTGGGAAATAACTTTTGAGGAAATACACCGAAATGGCGCCATAGCTTATGCTATTTACGACTATGTGCGGTATACGGGCGACGAATCTTACCTGGCCGATTACGGATTGGAAGTTCTGATAGCTATATCCCGGTTTTGGGCGCAGCGGGTAAACTGGTCGGAAAGCAGGGAGCGGTATGTTATGCTGGGCGTTACCGGACCAAATGAGTACGAGAACAATGTAAACAACAACTGGTACACCAGCACCATTGCAGTTTGGTGTATGAAGTATACACTGGAGGTTATCGGAAAAGTACAACAGGCAGATAGCACCAAATACCAGGCCCTGGCCGACAAGATCGGCTTTAATGAGGAGAGCGAGTCAGCTAAATTCAGCGACATTATAGCCAAAATGTATTTTCCTAAAGATGATAAATTAGGCATATTCCTTCAGCAGGATGGGTATTTAGATAAGGAGCAGATACTGGTTAAGGACCTGCCCGCAACTGACCGTCCGCTGGTACAAAAATGGAGTTGGGACCGGATCCTGCGTTCTGTATTTATAAAGCAGGCGGACGTATTACAGGGGCTCTACTTTTTTGAAGATGATTACGACCTGGAGACCATCCGCCGCAATTACGACTTTTACGAACCGAGGACCGTACACGAGTCATCGCTTTCACCTTGCGTGCATTCTATACTGGCTGCAAAGCTGGGTGATGTAGAGCGTGCTTACCAGTTTTATTTACGTACGTCGAGGCTCGATATAGACGATTACAACAACGATACCGAAGACGGTTGTCATATCACCTCAATGGCCGGTACCTGGATGTCGGTAGTGCAGGGTTTTGGCGGCATGCGGGTGAAGGATGGCCAGCTTCATTTTAATCCGCTGCTTCCGGCAGAGTGGAAGGCATTATCGTTTCAAATTGGCTTTAGGGGGGCGTTGCTGAATATCAGGATAACTAAAGAAGCTGTGATTATCAATGCCACAGGAGGTCAATTGAATATATTGGTGAACAACCAGGAAGTTACCGTGGAGCCGGGTACAGAGCTGAATATTGCACGATTGAAGTAA